The Streptomyces cynarae genome contains a region encoding:
- a CDS encoding DNA-3-methyladenine glycosylase I, with amino-acid sequence MSGAAVAGPDGVLRCPWALSTEDYVAYHDEEWGRPVHGDDALYERLCLEAFQSGLSWITILRRREGFRAAFADFRIAKVAAFTDADQERLLADPGIIRNRAKIEATLANARVLAEWAPGELDELIWSYAPDGASRPAPATLADVPAVTEESTALSRALKKRGIRFVGPTTAYALMQACGLVNDHLADCAARGD; translated from the coding sequence GTGAGCGGTGCGGCCGTCGCGGGGCCCGACGGTGTGCTGCGCTGCCCCTGGGCGCTGTCCACCGAGGACTACGTGGCGTACCACGACGAGGAGTGGGGCCGCCCGGTCCACGGCGACGACGCGCTGTACGAGCGGCTGTGCCTGGAAGCGTTCCAGTCGGGTCTGTCCTGGATCACGATCCTTCGCCGCCGCGAGGGCTTCCGGGCCGCCTTCGCCGACTTCCGGATCGCCAAGGTGGCCGCGTTCACGGACGCCGACCAGGAGCGCCTGCTCGCCGACCCGGGCATCATCCGCAACCGCGCCAAGATCGAGGCGACGCTCGCCAACGCGCGCGTGCTGGCCGAGTGGGCCCCGGGCGAGCTCGACGAGCTGATCTGGTCGTACGCCCCCGACGGGGCGTCCCGCCCGGCTCCGGCGACCCTGGCCGACGTCCCCGCGGTCACCGAGGAGTCGACAGCGCTCTCCAGGGCCCTGAAGAAGCGCGGCATACGCTTCGTCGGCCCGACCACGGCGTACGCGCTGATGCAGGCCTGCGGCCTGGTGAACGACCACCTGGCCGACTGCGCCGCCCGCGGCGACTGA
- the chcB gene encoding 2-cyclohexenylcarbonyl CoA isomerase has product MADTVLYEVSDGLATITLNRPEAMNALNIATKVALRDAVRSAADDGSVRAILLTAAGDRAFCVGQDLKEHIGLLASDRETGSGQTMSTVREHYNPIVRALADAPKPVVAAVNGVAAGAGFGFALAADYRIVSGTASFNTSFAGVALTADSGVSWTLPRVVGPGRAADLLLFPRSIGAQEALELGIANRVVPADELRTEAEKVAVALAEGPTVAYAAIKEAVAYGLTHSLEETLEKEDELQTRAGSSEDHAIAVEAFVNKERPKYLGR; this is encoded by the coding sequence ATGGCCGACACCGTGCTCTACGAGGTGAGCGACGGACTCGCGACGATCACGCTGAACCGTCCGGAGGCGATGAACGCGCTGAACATCGCGACCAAGGTCGCCCTCCGGGACGCGGTGCGCTCCGCGGCGGACGACGGCTCCGTACGCGCGATCCTGCTCACCGCCGCCGGGGACCGTGCGTTCTGTGTGGGGCAGGACCTCAAGGAACACATCGGGCTGCTGGCCTCCGACCGGGAGACCGGCTCGGGTCAGACGATGAGCACGGTCCGGGAGCACTACAACCCGATCGTCCGGGCACTGGCGGATGCGCCCAAGCCGGTGGTGGCCGCGGTGAACGGCGTCGCGGCCGGGGCCGGCTTCGGATTCGCGCTGGCCGCGGACTACCGGATCGTGTCGGGCACCGCATCCTTCAACACGTCGTTCGCGGGCGTCGCGCTGACGGCCGACTCGGGCGTCTCCTGGACCCTGCCCCGCGTGGTCGGTCCCGGGCGCGCGGCCGACCTGCTGCTCTTCCCACGGAGCATCGGCGCCCAGGAGGCGCTGGAACTGGGCATCGCGAACCGGGTCGTCCCCGCGGACGAGCTGCGGACCGAGGCGGAGAAGGTGGCCGTGGCGCTCGCCGAGGGGCCGACGGTGGCGTACGCGGCGATCAAGGAGGCGGTGGCCTACGGGCTGACCCACTCCTTGGAGGAGACCCTGGAGAAGGAGGACGAGCTGCAGACACGGGCGGGCTCGTCCGAGGACCACGCGATCGCCGTGGAGGCGTTCGTGAACAAGGAGAGGCCGAAGTACCTGGGCCGGTAG